A portion of the Limosilactobacillus reuteri genome contains these proteins:
- the topA gene encoding type I DNA topoisomerase, with amino-acid sequence MATKTTKSTAKKTTRRRSKIKKNLVIVESPSKAKTIGKFLGRSYKVVASLGHIRDLPKSRMGVDIENDYTPDYISIRGKGDVIKELRKDAKNAKAVYLASDPDREGEAIAWHVSNILKLGDDQKNRVTFNEITKDAVKEAFKEPREINMDLVDAQQARRVLDRLVGYSISPILWKKVKKGLSAGRVQSVALYLIIQRENEIKNFKPEEYWTIDADFKKGKEEFKASFYGENGKKVSLKNNDDVQAILSKIDKKKDFDVTKVTKKERRRQPQPPYTTSTMQQDANRRLNFRTRKTMMAAQMLYEGIDIKEGAPVGLITYMRTDSTRVASIAKHEASNYIHENYGAEYAAIKPVKGKLPEGAQDAHEAIRPTSVYRTPAKMKQYLTPDQYKLYNLIWSRFVASQMTAEVIDTMSVNLQQNGVDFRANGSKVKFPGFTKVYKRGTEKDNLLPELTEGDKAKMIKDDPAQHFTQPPARYTEAALIKTLEENGVGRPSTYAPTLDTIQRRYYVRLVSRHFEPTELGEIVNRIIEKQFPDIVNVQFTADIEGKLDEIEEGKQNWINVVDKFYQPFSKEVDAAEEEVDKIEMKDELAGTDCEICGAPMVIKMGRYGKFYACSRFPNCRNTKAIVKDTGITCPKCGQGTVVERKSKKNRTFYGCSRYPDCDFVSWDKPIGRNCPKDGHFLVEKKVKGGKQVVCPNGDYKEEVQK; translated from the coding sequence ATGGCAACCAAAACAACCAAATCAACGGCGAAAAAGACAACTCGTCGCCGTTCAAAAATTAAAAAAAATCTGGTGATCGTGGAGTCACCATCAAAGGCAAAAACAATCGGTAAATTTTTAGGCCGGTCCTATAAGGTTGTGGCTAGTTTAGGCCATATTCGGGACTTGCCAAAAAGCCGGATGGGGGTAGATATTGAAAATGACTACACCCCTGATTACATTTCAATTCGGGGGAAGGGTGATGTAATTAAGGAACTACGGAAGGACGCTAAAAATGCGAAAGCCGTATATCTTGCATCTGACCCGGACCGTGAAGGGGAAGCAATTGCCTGGCACGTTTCAAATATTTTAAAGCTTGGCGATGATCAAAAGAACCGGGTTACCTTTAATGAAATTACTAAAGATGCTGTTAAAGAAGCTTTTAAAGAACCCCGAGAGATTAATATGGATCTCGTGGATGCTCAGCAGGCACGACGGGTATTAGATCGATTAGTTGGATATTCAATTAGCCCAATTTTATGGAAGAAAGTCAAAAAGGGCTTAAGTGCTGGTCGTGTTCAATCAGTTGCCCTTTATCTGATTATTCAACGTGAAAATGAAATTAAAAACTTTAAACCAGAGGAATACTGGACAATTGATGCTGATTTCAAGAAGGGCAAAGAAGAATTCAAGGCTAGTTTTTACGGTGAAAATGGTAAGAAGGTTTCCTTGAAGAATAATGATGATGTTCAGGCAATCCTTTCTAAAATCGATAAAAAGAAAGATTTCGATGTTACCAAGGTGACCAAAAAAGAACGTCGGCGGCAACCGCAGCCACCATATACAACCTCGACCATGCAACAGGATGCTAACCGTCGTTTAAACTTCCGAACACGAAAGACAATGATGGCAGCACAAATGTTATATGAAGGGATTGACATTAAAGAAGGGGCACCGGTTGGGTTGATTACCTATATGCGGACAGACTCAACTCGGGTGGCATCAATTGCTAAGCATGAAGCGTCTAACTATATTCATGAAAACTATGGCGCGGAATATGCGGCAATAAAGCCGGTTAAGGGAAAATTACCTGAAGGGGCCCAGGATGCCCACGAAGCTATTCGGCCAACTTCAGTCTATCGGACACCAGCTAAAATGAAGCAATATTTAACTCCTGACCAATATAAACTTTATAATTTGATTTGGTCGCGGTTTGTAGCTAGTCAAATGACTGCAGAAGTAATTGATACGATGAGCGTTAACCTTCAGCAAAATGGGGTCGACTTCCGTGCAAATGGATCAAAAGTTAAGTTCCCTGGGTTTACAAAAGTATATAAGCGAGGAACCGAAAAAGATAACTTGTTGCCAGAATTAACTGAAGGTGACAAAGCAAAAATGATAAAGGACGATCCAGCGCAGCACTTTACCCAACCGCCTGCTCGTTATACAGAAGCGGCTCTTATTAAAACTCTGGAAGAAAATGGCGTTGGTCGGCCATCAACCTATGCGCCAACCCTTGATACGATTCAACGACGGTACTATGTTCGTCTTGTATCACGCCACTTTGAACCAACTGAATTGGGTGAAATTGTCAACCGAATTATCGAAAAGCAATTCCCTGATATTGTCAATGTCCAATTTACTGCCGATATTGAAGGAAAACTTGATGAGATTGAGGAAGGGAAGCAAAACTGGATTAATGTTGTTGATAAATTCTATCAACCATTCTCAAAAGAAGTTGATGCAGCTGAAGAAGAGGTTGATAAGATTGAGATGAAAGATGAGCTTGCTGGCACAGATTGTGAAATTTGTGGAGCCCCCATGGTTATTAAAATGGGTCGTTATGGTAAGTTCTATGCATGTTCTCGCTTCCCAAATTGTCGGAACACCAAGGCGATTGTAAAAGATACCGGAATTACATGTCCAAAGTGTGGGCAAGGAACGGTTGTTGAACGAAAGTCAAAGAAGAACCGAACTTTCTATGGTTGTTCTCGTTATCCAGATTGTGACTTTGTTTCATGGGATAAACCAATTGGACGTAATTGTCCTAAGGATGGGCACTTCCTCGTTGAAAAGAAAGTCAAGGGTGGCAAACAGGTTGTCTGTCCAAATGGAGACTACAAAGAAGAAGTTCAGAAGTAA
- a CDS encoding aldose 1-epimerase family protein, whose product MLNDYQLKGSITMITLQNQQLTVQIDELGAQLHSIKRQDNEIEYLWQGDPASWNRQAPILFPFVGRLKDDQYQYGNQTYHQTQHGFARDRKFQVIEQTPSMVVMEQHDDSETKKAFPFSFSLQVKFELVVDKVEISYAVKNPSGDETLIYAIGAHPGFNMPLTGAGSFEQTELSVKPATEYSRIVLDGAYNDSTHPQLIDMRDSLSLNHDLFNKDAIIFKTDGGHFTAKLTDTVANHGVIVDTFNTEYVGVWSQYPSTAPFVCVEPWWGIADNVNADGLLLHKQGMHRLAPNETDNYHFSIKPF is encoded by the coding sequence ATGTTAAACGATTATCAATTGAAGGGATCGATAACAATGATTACTTTACAAAACCAACAATTAACTGTGCAAATTGATGAATTAGGTGCTCAATTACATAGTATTAAACGGCAGGATAACGAAATTGAATACTTATGGCAGGGGGATCCCGCTTCATGGAATCGCCAAGCACCAATCCTCTTTCCGTTTGTTGGCCGCTTAAAAGATGATCAATATCAATATGGCAACCAAACTTATCATCAAACACAACATGGTTTTGCACGTGATCGAAAATTTCAAGTTATTGAGCAAACACCATCGATGGTTGTGATGGAACAGCATGATGATAGTGAAACTAAGAAGGCATTCCCTTTTTCATTTAGTCTTCAGGTAAAATTCGAATTGGTTGTTGATAAGGTTGAAATCAGCTATGCGGTGAAGAACCCGAGCGGAGATGAAACCTTAATCTATGCTATTGGAGCACATCCTGGTTTTAATATGCCATTAACTGGTGCCGGGAGTTTTGAACAAACAGAGTTAAGCGTTAAACCGGCAACAGAATATTCACGGATCGTTTTAGATGGCGCCTATAACGATTCAACTCATCCACAATTGATTGATATGAGGGATTCATTATCACTTAATCATGATCTTTTTAATAAGGATGCTATTATTTTCAAAACAGATGGCGGCCATTTTACAGCCAAATTAACAGATACTGTTGCTAATCATGGGGTCATAGTTGATACCTTTAATACGGAATACGTGGGAGTTTGGTCGCAGTATCCAAGTACAGCTCCATTTGTATGTGTAGAACCATGGTGGGGAATAGCTGATAATGTCAATGCTGATGGGCTCCTCCTTCATAAGCAAGGGATGCACCGTCTTGCACCAAATGAAACAGATAATTATCACTTTAGTATTAAGCCATTTTAA
- the plsY gene encoding glycerol-3-phosphate 1-O-acyltransferase PlsY: MFFEIIGMIIIAYLLGSIPTGLWIGKYIYHKDIRKLGSGNIGTTNTFRTLGFKAGVVVLFIDILKGTLAASQPYFLGISGTVNPLLIGLFASLGHTVSIFDNFHGGKAVATSAGILLAYNPLLFVVACLIFIFVLCLTSMVSAASMVGISAIFIIALFIHAWILAIVAGILTGVVFYRHRSNIHRILSGKESMVSFGLGYYLREKKQNK; this comes from the coding sequence ATGTTTTTTGAAATTATTGGGATGATTATTATCGCTTACCTCTTAGGTTCAATCCCAACTGGTCTCTGGATCGGTAAGTATATTTATCATAAGGATATTCGCAAGTTAGGTAGCGGTAATATCGGAACAACGAATACTTTTCGGACATTGGGGTTTAAGGCGGGCGTTGTTGTTTTGTTTATCGACATTCTAAAGGGAACACTCGCCGCTAGTCAGCCATACTTTTTAGGAATATCTGGAACTGTTAACCCACTATTGATCGGACTCTTTGCCAGTCTTGGTCACACTGTATCAATATTCGATAATTTTCATGGTGGGAAAGCAGTGGCAACTAGCGCGGGGATTCTATTAGCTTATAACCCCCTCCTCTTTGTTGTTGCCTGTTTGATTTTTATCTTTGTCTTGTGCTTGACAAGTATGGTTAGTGCCGCCAGTATGGTAGGGATTAGTGCAATCTTCATTATTGCCCTCTTCATTCATGCTTGGATTTTAGCAATCGTGGCAGGAATATTAACAGGAGTGGTCTTTTACCGTCACCGATCAAACATTCACCGAATTTTATCAGGAAAAGAATCGATGGTAAGTTTTGGCCTTGGCTATTATTTACGAGAAAAGAAGCAAAATAAATAG
- the parE gene encoding DNA topoisomerase IV subunit B: MGGHFVAKEEVKYDASSIQVLKGLEAVRKRPGMYIGSTDSRGLHHLVYEIVDNAVDEALSGYGDEINVTIEADNAITVQDHGRGMPVGMHASGKPTPEVIMTVLHAGGKFGQSDGYKTSGGLHGVGASVVNALSSHLTLTIVRDHVRYQEIFKDGGQPVGTLKKLGKTKAENGTTVSFKPDPKIFSTTVYDYNTLANRLRESAFLLKGIKITLTDKRAGQEKQDVFQFADGIQEFVSYLNEGKDVLGKTLYFDGKQDGVEVEVAAQYNDGYSESLLSFVNNVRTPDGGTHEAGFRSAWTKTFNEYAKKVGLLKANDKNLEGSDVREGLTAVISVRIPERLLQFEGQTKDKLGTPEARKIVDAIVSEQLNYALMENGDFAQMLIRKALKAREAREAARKARNQARGGKRKGKKERNLSGKLTPAQSKNAKKNELFLVEGDSAGGSAKQGRDRKFQAILPLRGKVLNTEKAKLDDVLKNEELNTIIYTVGAGAGSEFNVEDSNYDKIIIMTDADDDGAHIQILLLTFFYKYMRPMIEAGKIYIALPPLYRLQRGRGAKANITYAWTNEELTKLTKKMGKGAQLQRFKGLGEMNADQLWETTMNPDTRTLIQVRIEDAELAERRVTTLMGNKVEPRREWIEENVQFTLADDQESDQLVENKGQLPQTKEPTISTWNK, encoded by the coding sequence ATGGGAGGTCATTTTGTGGCCAAAGAAGAAGTAAAATATGATGCCTCATCCATACAAGTATTAAAAGGACTTGAGGCGGTACGAAAAAGACCAGGGATGTATATTGGATCTACTGATTCCCGCGGATTGCATCACCTGGTATATGAAATAGTGGATAATGCTGTTGATGAAGCGTTATCCGGTTATGGTGATGAGATTAACGTCACCATTGAAGCAGACAATGCGATTACAGTTCAAGATCATGGTCGGGGAATGCCGGTGGGAATGCATGCTTCTGGCAAACCGACACCCGAAGTTATTATGACGGTTCTTCATGCTGGAGGAAAATTTGGTCAGTCAGATGGTTATAAGACTTCAGGAGGACTTCATGGTGTTGGAGCTTCCGTTGTAAATGCCTTATCATCACATTTGACCCTGACAATTGTCCGTGATCACGTCCGTTACCAAGAAATTTTTAAAGATGGCGGTCAACCAGTTGGAACATTGAAAAAATTAGGAAAAACCAAAGCGGAGAACGGAACGACCGTCTCATTCAAGCCGGACCCGAAGATTTTTTCAACTACTGTTTATGACTATAATACCTTAGCTAATCGGCTTCGTGAGTCGGCCTTTTTATTGAAGGGGATTAAGATTACCCTTACTGATAAGCGAGCTGGTCAAGAAAAACAAGATGTATTCCAGTTCGCCGATGGAATTCAAGAATTCGTTTCTTATCTTAACGAGGGTAAGGATGTTTTAGGAAAGACGCTCTACTTTGACGGAAAGCAAGATGGGGTCGAAGTTGAAGTGGCGGCTCAATACAATGATGGTTATTCTGAGAGCTTATTATCATTTGTCAACAATGTTCGAACTCCAGATGGTGGTACTCATGAAGCCGGATTCCGGAGTGCCTGGACGAAGACTTTCAATGAATACGCAAAAAAGGTTGGTCTGTTAAAGGCTAATGATAAAAATCTGGAAGGTAGTGATGTTCGGGAAGGGTTAACAGCCGTGATCTCAGTCCGGATTCCAGAACGTCTACTTCAATTTGAGGGTCAGACAAAGGATAAACTGGGAACTCCTGAAGCACGGAAGATTGTTGATGCGATTGTCAGTGAGCAGCTTAACTATGCCCTAATGGAAAATGGCGACTTTGCTCAGATGTTAATTCGTAAGGCATTAAAGGCGCGTGAAGCTCGAGAAGCTGCCCGTAAAGCCCGTAATCAAGCTCGTGGTGGTAAACGAAAAGGCAAAAAAGAACGCAATCTTTCTGGGAAATTGACTCCTGCCCAATCAAAAAATGCTAAGAAAAATGAATTATTCCTAGTCGAAGGGGATTCGGCCGGTGGTTCAGCCAAGCAGGGGCGTGACCGTAAATTCCAAGCAATTTTACCATTACGAGGGAAAGTGCTAAATACAGAAAAGGCGAAGTTAGATGATGTCTTAAAAAACGAAGAATTGAATACGATTATCTATACTGTTGGCGCTGGGGCCGGTTCTGAATTTAACGTTGAAGATTCAAACTACGATAAGATTATTATTATGACTGATGCCGATGATGATGGTGCTCATATTCAGATTCTTCTTCTTACCTTCTTCTACAAGTATATGCGGCCAATGATCGAAGCTGGAAAGATCTATATTGCTCTTCCACCACTTTATCGTTTGCAACGAGGACGTGGAGCTAAGGCTAATATCACGTATGCGTGGACTAATGAAGAATTAACAAAATTGACTAAAAAGATGGGTAAAGGAGCACAGTTGCAACGGTTCAAAGGGCTTGGTGAAATGAATGCCGATCAGTTGTGGGAAACAACAATGAATCCAGATACCCGGACGCTGATCCAAGTTCGTATTGAGGATGCTGAATTAGCTGAGCGTCGTGTAACTACTTTGATGGGTAATAAGGTGGAACCACGGCGAGAATGGATTGAAGAAAATGTCCAATTCACGTTAGCCGATGATCAAGAATCCGATCAATTAGTTGAGAATAAAGGACAATTACCTCAAACTAAAGAACCTACAATTAGTACATGGAATAAATAG
- the parC gene encoding DNA topoisomerase IV subunit A: MRNGKIEHMTLEQIMGDRFGRYSKSIIQERALPDIRDGLKPVQRRILFAMNKDGNTYDKGFRKSAKSVGNVMGNFHPHGDSSIYEALVRLSQNWKLREPLIEMHGNNGSMDGDPPAAMRYTEARLSKIAGLMLQDIDKDTVEMALNFDDTEKEPTVLPARIPNLLVNGATGISAGYATEIPTHNLSEVLDALIYLIKHPTASLDKLMEFIPGPDFPTGGIIQGIDGIRKAYQTGRGRVVVRAKTEIETLRGGRQQINVTEIPYEVNKAQLVKRINDLRLAKKVEGIAEARDETDRSGLRIAIELKRGANANGILNYLLKNTDLQINYNFNMVAIDDQRPMRVGLKRILTSYLEFQKEIIRRRTQYNLTKAQQRLHIVEGLIKALSILDKVIKTIRASKNRKDAKENLVKEYNFTPEQAEAIVTLQLYRLTNTDVTELEKEQEQLNSRINEYQLILTNENELAKVLTKEIRAIKKKFGNPRRTKIENHVEKLEIDTKVTVANEDVVVLVSHAGYIKRSSIRSFKASEAEENGLREDDYPLLIQQTNTLSHLFMFTNLGHIIYRPIHEIADARWKDTGEHISQTIGLADNEEIIKAMIFDKLDQPGTIIMGTSDGQVKQTAFNDYKPGSRYKSHASVAIKLRDNAQVVNVDYYEPTNENCSLLTISRQGYAVRYDVADVPVTGIRTAGVRAINLKDDDQVADQILVKDGQNIAVITQRGAFKKMPVNEIEVGARARRGELVLRRLKSHPHEIADFLAYDPDYQGAFETITNRPAFQDIMATDHHLSSIKSNGTFVIDTDTQGEPVKLRMKQTNILTEEPVSQS, from the coding sequence GTGAGAAACGGAAAAATTGAACATATGACGCTCGAACAGATCATGGGTGATCGTTTTGGGCGTTATTCCAAATCAATTATTCAAGAACGAGCTTTACCTGATATTCGTGACGGATTAAAACCGGTTCAGCGCCGGATTTTATTTGCCATGAATAAAGATGGAAATACTTATGATAAAGGATTTCGTAAGTCTGCTAAATCAGTTGGAAACGTAATGGGTAACTTCCACCCCCACGGTGATAGTTCGATTTATGAAGCATTAGTCCGGTTGAGTCAGAATTGGAAATTACGTGAACCCCTAATTGAAATGCACGGTAATAATGGATCGATGGATGGTGATCCACCAGCCGCCATGCGTTATACTGAGGCTCGGCTTAGTAAAATAGCAGGCCTAATGCTTCAAGATATCGACAAAGATACAGTTGAGATGGCCTTAAACTTCGATGATACTGAAAAGGAGCCGACAGTTTTACCAGCGCGTATTCCGAACTTACTCGTTAATGGAGCAACTGGAATTTCTGCTGGATATGCTACTGAGATCCCAACGCATAATTTAAGCGAAGTTCTTGATGCATTGATTTATCTTATCAAGCATCCAACTGCTTCTTTGGATAAGTTAATGGAATTTATTCCTGGCCCTGATTTCCCAACTGGTGGAATCATTCAGGGGATTGATGGCATTCGTAAGGCATACCAGACTGGTCGCGGTCGGGTTGTAGTGCGAGCAAAAACGGAGATTGAAACCTTACGGGGTGGTCGTCAACAAATTAATGTGACGGAGATTCCTTATGAAGTAAATAAGGCGCAACTGGTTAAGCGAATTAACGATCTGCGCCTTGCCAAAAAAGTTGAGGGAATTGCGGAAGCTCGCGATGAAACTGATCGTAGTGGATTACGAATTGCAATCGAACTCAAACGTGGCGCTAATGCGAACGGTATTCTTAATTACTTATTAAAGAACACCGATCTACAGATTAACTATAACTTCAATATGGTTGCGATTGATGACCAGCGACCAATGCGTGTTGGATTGAAGCGAATTTTGACTTCCTATCTCGAATTCCAGAAAGAGATTATTCGTCGACGGACACAATATAACCTAACGAAGGCTCAACAACGTTTGCATATTGTCGAAGGGTTAATCAAAGCACTCTCAATTTTAGATAAGGTCATTAAAACGATCCGCGCAAGTAAGAATCGTAAGGACGCAAAGGAAAACTTAGTAAAAGAATACAACTTTACACCTGAACAGGCCGAAGCAATTGTTACCTTGCAACTTTATCGCTTAACAAATACGGATGTAACTGAGCTAGAAAAAGAACAAGAGCAATTAAACTCGCGGATTAATGAATATCAATTAATCTTAACTAACGAAAATGAGCTAGCAAAAGTTCTTACTAAGGAAATTAGGGCCATCAAGAAGAAATTTGGCAATCCGCGACGGACTAAGATTGAAAATCATGTTGAAAAACTTGAAATTGATACTAAAGTTACGGTTGCGAATGAAGATGTTGTGGTCTTGGTTTCGCATGCGGGCTATATCAAACGAAGCAGCATTCGTTCCTTCAAGGCTTCAGAAGCAGAAGAAAACGGTCTCCGGGAAGATGATTACCCATTATTGATTCAACAGACGAATACCTTATCGCATTTATTTATGTTTACCAACCTTGGGCATATTATTTACCGCCCAATTCATGAAATTGCGGATGCGCGGTGGAAGGATACTGGCGAGCATATCTCACAAACAATCGGCTTAGCAGATAATGAAGAGATCATTAAGGCAATGATTTTTGATAAACTGGATCAACCGGGAACGATTATCATGGGAACCAGCGATGGTCAAGTAAAGCAAACGGCCTTTAATGACTATAAGCCCGGTTCTCGTTACAAGAGTCATGCAAGTGTTGCAATTAAGCTCAGGGATAATGCGCAAGTTGTAAATGTTGATTACTATGAACCAACAAATGAGAATTGTTCACTATTGACGATTAGTCGCCAAGGATATGCAGTGCGGTATGATGTCGCAGATGTTCCTGTAACAGGGATCCGGACAGCTGGTGTACGGGCCATTAACCTGAAAGATGATGACCAAGTGGCAGATCAAATCTTAGTTAAAGATGGTCAAAATATTGCTGTAATTACCCAACGAGGAGCATTTAAGAAAATGCCCGTCAATGAGATTGAGGTTGGGGCACGTGCACGACGAGGAGAACTTGTCCTTCGACGGTTAAAATCACATCCTCATGAAATTGCAGACTTCCTTGCTTATGACCCTGATTATCAGGGAGCTTTTGAGACTATTACTAACCGGCCGGCATTCCAAGATATAATGGCTACCGACCATCATCTAAGTTCGATCAAGTCAAACGGGACTTTTGTAATTGATACCGATACGCAAGGGGAACCAGTAAAGCTTCGAATGAAACAAACTAATATCTTAACGGAAGAACCTGTTAGTCAAAGCTAA
- a CDS encoding NUDIX hydrolase has protein sequence MAYIKEIRDLVGHRPLIMTSASGALLDQQGAVLLQERADTGDWGFPGGYMEFGESFEQTVKREFKEDAGIEIVPVKRLAILDQNFYTYPNGDRVQPVNAFYLVEESSAKHYQPKITETTTTEYFSLDEEPPRFFNNQHEQMWQILKDFTHNKKDI, from the coding sequence TTGGCATACATTAAAGAAATTCGTGATTTGGTGGGGCATCGCCCTTTAATCATGACTAGTGCTTCTGGAGCGCTTTTAGACCAGCAAGGAGCTGTCTTGCTTCAAGAACGCGCAGATACTGGTGATTGGGGCTTTCCAGGCGGCTATATGGAATTTGGCGAATCTTTTGAGCAAACTGTAAAGCGCGAATTTAAAGAAGATGCGGGAATTGAAATTGTGCCTGTCAAACGACTAGCAATTCTTGATCAGAATTTTTACACGTATCCTAATGGTGACCGCGTTCAACCAGTTAATGCTTTTTACTTAGTTGAAGAAAGTAGCGCTAAGCATTATCAACCCAAAATTACAGAAACGACAACTACTGAATATTTTTCGTTAGATGAAGAACCGCCGCGCTTTTTTAACAATCAGCATGAACAAATGTGGCAGATCTTAAAAGATTTTACCCATAATAAGAAAGATATTTAA